One Aegilops tauschii subsp. strangulata cultivar AL8/78 chromosome 7, Aet v6.0, whole genome shotgun sequence genomic window carries:
- the LOC109780180 gene encoding uncharacterized protein, translating into MMREKEMKLEPLKVRYHGVSGRAMPYDERYTPYIQQAGLLPWIQLVSRSTPNLNAPLVSSLADRWRPETHSFHLQTREMTVTLEDVALITGLPIDGKPLYTCSCLYVVRCLEDFVPDSTGKNAPWMWLKALTVFDSGWSWGSANLAYLYRQLDDVCCRITDSAGIGGNMLLLSFGLFQPHPPEWVDTDKALHRLDRRRQRKVKDWDKHHASYVTRFHLCVEEARSSARAQLREHNSLAFDNYMRWLLENTRVDICPPAYNEDILEEHRNEIKKAADESQSILEKTPVGEGNDDGSLRAFLKGHELDDDTTLADAQVWSAYMFKPRQPIRRYTPTDFDNRGNPKVVVGTSRMASLDDEADEEVEEEEAHPNRKKKKIACRRGTRNTRGKH; encoded by the exons ATGATGCGCGAGAAGGAGATG AAGCTTGAACCTCTGAAGGTTCGGTATCACGGGGTCTCTGGTCGTGCTATGCCCTACGATGAGCGGTACACGCCCTACATCCAGCAGGCAGGACTCCTCCCGTGGATTCAGTTGGTCAGCCGGTCCACGCCGAACCTCAACGCTCCGCTAGTGTCCTCTCTTGCTGATCGGTGGAGGCCGGAGACGCACAGTTTCCATCTCCAGACTagggagatgaccgtgacgctcGAGGATGTCGCCTTGATCACCGGGCTTCCTATCGACGGGAAGCCTCTAT ACACATGCTCGTGTCTATATGTGGTACGTTGTCTCGAGGACTTTGTTCCTGACTCCACGGGCAAGAAcgctccatggatgtggctgaaggcgttgaccgtcttcgatagcGGATGGAGCTGGGGTTCAGCGAATCTTGCCTACTTGTACCGACAG CTGGACGATGTGTGTTGCAGGATCACAGATAGTGCAGGCATTGGTGGTAATATGCTTCTACTTTCT TTTGGTCTGTTCCAGCCTCACCCGCCGGAATGGGTGGATACAGACAAAGCACTTCATAG GTTGGACAGGAGAAGGCAGCGGAAGGTAAAGGACTGGGACAAGCATCATGCTTCGTATGTTACCCGCTTCCATCTTTGTGTGGAGGAAGCTCGTAGCAGTGCACGCGCCCAGCTTCGTGAGCATAACTCACTTGCTTTTGATAACTACATGCGATGGCTTCTTGAAAATACTCGAGTTGACATATGCCCGCCGGCATACAATGAGGATATTCTTGAAGAACAC CGCAACGAGATCAAGAAAGCAGCTGATGAAAGCCAGTCTATTCTGGAGAAGACACCGGTTGGAGAAGGCAATGATGATGGTTCACTACGAGCATTCCTCAAG GGCCATGAGCTTGATGATGACACGACTTTGGCGGACGCTCAAGTTTGGTCCGCATATATGTTCAAGCCTAGGCAACCCATACGCCGGTACACGCCCACCGACTTTGACAACAGAGGCAACCCAAAGGTGGTCGTAGGGACCTCACGGATGGCTAGCTTGGATGATGAGGCGGATGAGGaagtggaggaagaggaggctcaTCCTaacaggaagaagaagaagattgccTGCAGGCGTGGCACCAGGAACACGCGCGGAAAGCATTAG